From Methylocystis sp. ATCC 49242, one genomic window encodes:
- a CDS encoding creatininase family protein: MLASPYWSELSLRDMRAHDMANVIAVLPIAAVEQHGPHLPLGVDAMIMEGCIERVSMRLPEDLEAVFLPVQSVGVSIEHRDFPGTLSLSQETAARMLGEIAEGVVRAGVKKLVLMNSHGGNSALISQVALDLRARFGVLAVTCSWARFGYPDGLFPAQEQRHGIHGGEIETSLMLAFRPELVDMARAKNFPPATLDFERDFAWLRADRPAGFGWMAQDLSPAGAMGDATKATAGKGEAVADYWATAFIELLRDIESFDLERFR; encoded by the coding sequence ATGCTTGCGTCGCCTTACTGGTCCGAACTCTCCTTGCGCGACATGCGCGCGCACGACATGGCGAACGTCATCGCCGTGCTCCCGATCGCGGCCGTCGAGCAGCATGGGCCCCATCTGCCCCTCGGCGTCGACGCCATGATCATGGAAGGCTGCATCGAGCGCGTATCGATGCGGCTGCCCGAAGATCTGGAAGCGGTCTTCCTGCCGGTCCAGAGCGTCGGCGTCTCGATCGAGCATCGCGATTTTCCCGGCACCTTGTCGCTGTCACAGGAGACGGCGGCGCGAATGCTGGGCGAGATCGCCGAAGGCGTCGTTCGCGCGGGCGTGAAAAAGCTCGTGCTGATGAATTCGCATGGCGGCAATTCGGCGCTCATTTCGCAGGTCGCGCTCGACCTGCGCGCTCGCTTCGGCGTCCTCGCCGTCACCTGCTCATGGGCGCGCTTCGGCTATCCGGACGGGCTTTTCCCGGCGCAGGAGCAGCGCCACGGCATCCATGGCGGCGAGATCGAGACGTCGCTGATGCTCGCTTTCCGCCCCGAACTGGTCGACATGGCGCGAGCGAAGAACTTCCCGCCCGCGACGCTCGATTTCGAGCGCGATTTCGCCTGGCTGCGCGCGGACAGACCCGCGGGCTTCGGCTGGATGGCGCAGGATCTGTCGCCCGCCGGCGCCATGGGCGACGCCACGAAAGCCACGGCCGGTAAGGGCGAGGCGGTCGCTGACTATTGGGCGACCGCCTTCATAGAGTTGCTGCGCGACATCGAGAGCTTCGACCTGGAGCGGTTTCGTTGA
- a CDS encoding Spy/CpxP family protein refolding chaperone — MRKFIFVAAAAISVVCFSPALAAPAEPFSSRRHFSSEDMSAFADARIAALKAGLKLTPEQEKNWPALETAMRDIAKARIARVEEMRETGPGLFDTDPIGALQRRARNLAARSGEMEKLSTAAKPLYDSLDDAQKRRFGALLRSAIRERMGRGHGRGPMGGGMGGPGME, encoded by the coding sequence ATGAGAAAATTCATATTCGTCGCAGCCGCCGCCATTTCAGTCGTTTGTTTTTCTCCGGCGCTTGCGGCGCCCGCCGAGCCATTTTCGAGCCGGCGGCATTTTTCGTCCGAGGACATGTCCGCCTTCGCCGACGCGCGCATCGCCGCCCTGAAGGCGGGGCTGAAGCTCACCCCCGAGCAGGAAAAGAATTGGCCGGCGCTGGAGACCGCGATGCGCGACATAGCCAAGGCGCGGATCGCCCGAGTGGAGGAAATGCGCGAAACGGGTCCCGGCCTGTTCGACACGGACCCGATCGGCGCGCTGCAGCGGCGCGCGCGAAACCTCGCCGCGCGCTCCGGCGAAATGGAGAAGCTCTCGACCGCCGCCAAGCCGCTCTATGACAGTCTCGACGACGCGCAGAAGCGCCGTTTCGGAGCCCTTCTGAGATCGGCGATTCGGGAACGCATGGGCCGGGGGCATGGTCGCGGCCCGATGGGCGGCGGCATGGGCGGGCCGGGCATGGAGTGA
- a CDS encoding glucan biosynthesis protein, with the protein MTEFTRRHFIGAAAAAGLQMTLPSQAQPANPAPQFGFDDVLRRAQDLVKAPFEDADAKLPDPFDSLDFDTWRDLRFKEDHAIFSNVAGGFRLHTFHRGFLYRRGVTINVIRDGIASPIPYSPSLFDYGKLKVEKAPPVNMGFAGFRLNFPVNDPHAHDEAISFLGASYFRFLGRDQQYGLSARGLCVEAGTPKETFPFFREFWVETPTAGSNHVTIYALLDGEAATGAYKFDLTVGQESTMDVQATLFARRAGVKFGLAPLTSMYLTGENDRHVHDGYRNELHDSDGLLVHNASGEWLWRPLANPTRVRSTSFFDSNIRGFGLLQRDRTFESYQDLDLAYQNRPTYFVEPAGDWGAGRVELIELPTTDETNDNVVAAWTPANPLEPGKPYTFSYRITAGLDMPRLTPNGHVVNTFEAPARALGSAEPDNPTANRFLVDFAGGDLSYYVSDPGQIEVVATTTCGRVLRTGIAPNVNIGGVRAMIDIGCKPGETTDIRVFLRANGRTLTETWTYPWTAPAA; encoded by the coding sequence ATGACCGAATTTACCCGGCGCCATTTCATCGGCGCCGCCGCGGCAGCCGGCTTACAGATGACGCTGCCATCCCAGGCTCAACCCGCCAATCCTGCTCCGCAGTTTGGCTTCGACGACGTCCTTCGGCGCGCTCAGGATCTCGTGAAAGCGCCCTTCGAGGACGCCGACGCGAAACTGCCCGATCCCTTCGATTCGCTGGATTTCGACACCTGGCGCGACCTGCGTTTCAAGGAAGACCACGCGATCTTCTCCAATGTCGCGGGCGGTTTCCGTCTCCATACCTTTCACCGCGGCTTCCTGTACCGGCGCGGCGTCACCATCAATGTGATTCGCGACGGCATTGCCTCGCCGATCCCCTATTCGCCGTCGTTGTTTGACTACGGCAAGCTGAAGGTTGAAAAGGCGCCGCCGGTCAACATGGGTTTCGCCGGCTTCCGCCTGAACTTTCCGGTGAACGACCCCCACGCCCATGACGAGGCGATCTCCTTTCTCGGCGCGAGCTATTTTCGCTTCCTCGGCCGCGACCAGCAATATGGCCTGTCGGCGCGTGGACTCTGCGTCGAGGCGGGCACCCCGAAGGAGACCTTCCCCTTCTTCCGCGAATTCTGGGTCGAGACGCCGACGGCGGGAAGCAATCACGTCACGATCTACGCGCTGCTCGACGGCGAGGCGGCGACCGGAGCCTACAAGTTCGATCTCACTGTCGGCCAGGAAAGCACGATGGACGTGCAGGCGACGCTGTTTGCGCGCCGCGCCGGCGTGAAGTTCGGCCTGGCGCCGCTGACGTCGATGTATCTCACCGGCGAGAACGACCGTCACGTGCACGACGGCTATCGCAACGAGCTGCATGATTCGGACGGGCTTCTTGTTCACAACGCCTCGGGCGAATGGCTCTGGCGGCCGCTCGCCAATCCGACGCGCGTGCGCTCGACGTCCTTCTTCGACTCCAACATTCGCGGATTCGGCCTGCTGCAGCGCGACCGGACCTTCGAATCCTATCAGGATCTCGATCTCGCCTATCAGAACCGTCCCACCTATTTCGTCGAACCGGCGGGCGACTGGGGCGCCGGCCGCGTGGAGCTGATCGAGCTGCCGACGACGGACGAAACGAACGACAATGTCGTCGCTGCATGGACTCCGGCAAATCCGCTGGAGCCGGGCAAGCCCTATACGTTCAGCTATCGGATTACAGCGGGGCTCGACATGCCGCGCCTTACGCCGAACGGCCATGTCGTGAACACCTTCGAGGCGCCTGCCCGCGCGCTCGGCTCGGCCGAGCCGGACAATCCGACCGCGAATCGCTTCCTCGTCGATTTCGCCGGCGGCGATCTCTCCTATTACGTTTCGGACCCCGGCCAGATCGAGGTCGTCGCCACGACGACCTGCGGACGCGTGCTTCGAACGGGCATTGCGCCGAACGTGAATATCGGCGGCGTGCGCGCCATGATCGACATCGGCTGCAAGCCGGGAGAAACGACGGACATCCGTGTTTTCCTGCGCGCGAACGGCCGCACGCTCACGGAGACCTGGACCTATCCCTGGACGGCGCCGGCGGCGTGA
- a CDS encoding GNAT family N-acetyltransferase, which yields MTFDLHPHILAPVAAPAPLPRPPFAILDETQADAPAREALLDAAFGPARFLKTCERLREGRRPAPGLALMAKDDEGELIATIRLWPIFAGGRRPALLLGPLAVAEHARSLGLGGEMIRASLARAEALGHRAVLLVGDEPYYRRFGFERRFTEKLALPGPVERARFLGLELAPGALEGARGRVTAAPDLAPVGLPFAA from the coding sequence ATGACCTTTGATCTTCACCCTCACATCCTCGCGCCCGTCGCCGCTCCCGCGCCGCTGCCGCGTCCACCTTTCGCGATTCTCGATGAGACGCAGGCCGATGCGCCCGCGCGCGAGGCGCTGCTCGACGCCGCTTTCGGTCCCGCGCGCTTTCTCAAGACCTGCGAGCGTCTGCGTGAAGGGCGCAGGCCCGCGCCGGGTCTCGCGCTCATGGCAAAGGATGACGAGGGCGAGCTGATCGCGACGATTCGCCTGTGGCCGATCTTCGCGGGCGGTCGCCGCCCCGCGTTGCTGCTGGGCCCGCTTGCTGTTGCCGAGCATGCTCGCTCGCTGGGTTTGGGCGGGGAAATGATTCGCGCCTCGCTCGCCCGCGCCGAGGCGCTCGGCCATCGCGCGGTGCTGCTCGTGGGCGACGAGCCCTATTATCGCCGCTTCGGCTTCGAGCGGCGCTTCACCGAGAAGCTCGCCTTGCCGGGGCCGGTGGAGCGCGCGCGCTTTCTGGGTCTGGAGCTTGCGCCGGGCGCGCTCGAGGGCGCGCGCGGGCGCGTGACGGCGGCGCCGGACCTTGCGCCGGTCGGCCTGCCATTCGCAGCCTGA
- a CDS encoding type III PLP-dependent enzyme — translation MTDRIHEFLADRRRAGRDTGPCLVVDLDVVRENYLGFAKALPDTRVFYAVKANPAPEVLSLLASLGSCFDTASVVEIEQTLAAGATPDRISFGNTIKKERDIARAYELGIRLFAVDSEAEVEKIARAAPGSKVFCRILCDGAGAEWPLSRKFGCVPEMATGVLEHAHRLGLNAYGVSFHVGSQQTNPRMWDGALKSAADIFRDLAERGITLQMVNLGGGFPTKYLKNVPAVKQYGNAIFRALSKHFGNRIPETIIEPGRGMVGNAGIIEAEVVLISKKSEAEGELRWVYLDIGKFSGLAETIDEMIRYPIRTPADGAPTSPCVIAGPSCDSVDVLYEKHPYDLPISLEIGAKVLIEGTGAYTTTYSAVGFNGFPPLETFII, via the coding sequence ATGACCGACCGTATCCACGAATTCCTCGCCGACCGTCGCCGCGCAGGCCGCGACACGGGCCCCTGCCTCGTCGTCGATCTCGACGTCGTGCGCGAAAACTATCTCGGCTTCGCGAAGGCGTTGCCCGACACGCGCGTCTTTTACGCGGTGAAGGCCAATCCGGCGCCGGAAGTGCTGTCGCTGCTCGCTTCGCTGGGCTCCTGCTTCGACACGGCCTCCGTCGTCGAGATCGAGCAGACGCTGGCCGCCGGCGCGACGCCCGACCGCATCTCCTTCGGCAACACGATCAAGAAGGAGCGCGACATCGCGCGCGCCTATGAACTCGGCATTCGCCTCTTCGCTGTCGACAGCGAAGCGGAAGTCGAGAAGATCGCGCGCGCCGCGCCGGGCTCGAAGGTCTTCTGCCGCATTCTCTGCGACGGAGCCGGCGCCGAATGGCCGCTGTCGCGCAAGTTCGGCTGCGTCCCGGAGATGGCGACCGGCGTGCTGGAGCATGCGCATCGTCTCGGCCTCAACGCCTATGGCGTGTCCTTCCATGTAGGCTCGCAGCAGACCAACCCGCGTATGTGGGACGGCGCGCTGAAGTCGGCGGCGGATATTTTCCGCGATCTCGCGGAGCGCGGAATCACGCTGCAGATGGTCAATCTCGGCGGCGGCTTCCCGACGAAATATCTGAAGAACGTGCCGGCGGTGAAGCAGTACGGCAACGCCATCTTCCGCGCGCTCTCGAAGCATTTCGGCAACCGCATTCCGGAAACGATCATCGAGCCGGGCCGCGGCATGGTCGGCAACGCCGGGATCATCGAGGCGGAAGTCGTGCTGATCTCGAAGAAGTCGGAAGCCGAGGGCGAATTGCGCTGGGTCTATCTCGACATCGGCAAGTTCAGCGGCCTTGCGGAGACGATCGACGAGATGATTCGTTATCCCATCCGCACGCCCGCCGATGGCGCGCCCACGTCGCCTTGCGTGATCGCGGGTCCGAGCTGCGATTCGGTCGACGTGCTTTACGAGAAGCATCCCTATGATCTGCCGATCTCGCTTGAAATCGGCGCCAAGGTGCTGATCGAGGGAACGGGCGCCTATACGACCACCTATTCGGCGGTCGGCTTCAACGGCTTCCCGCCGCTGGAGACGTTCATCATCTGA